In a single window of the Streptacidiphilus sp. P02-A3a genome:
- a CDS encoding glycosyltransferase, whose amino-acid sequence MSDTSGTVAVVIPARNEASRIALTVLAALRLPRVGPVVVVDDCSTDSTARVAEESGARVVRQPERLGRTAAQRLGVDTVRELAGTGRLCLLFLDADLGASAAAAERLLRPVLTGAADLALGVAVPAGAGSGRPNGGRANGGRAATRRARTGVRRATGFEAAAPLGGELCLSAAAFAAATADGAPVASGPGLIIDLLRQDFRVVEVPLDLDHRPSRQGLRAALRELGRYRAVGRELSAHGTGHGTAR is encoded by the coding sequence ATGTCGGATACTTCCGGCACGGTCGCGGTGGTGATTCCGGCCCGCAATGAGGCGTCCCGGATCGCGTTGACGGTGCTGGCCGCGCTGCGGCTCCCCCGGGTGGGGCCGGTGGTGGTGGTGGACGACTGCTCGACCGACTCCACCGCGCGGGTGGCCGAGGAGTCGGGCGCGCGGGTGGTCCGCCAGCCGGAGCGGCTCGGCCGGACCGCCGCGCAGCGGCTCGGGGTGGACACGGTGCGGGAGTTGGCCGGAACCGGACGCCTGTGCCTGCTCTTCCTGGACGCGGACCTGGGCGCCAGCGCCGCCGCGGCGGAGCGGCTGCTGCGACCGGTGCTGACCGGGGCGGCGGACCTGGCCCTCGGCGTGGCCGTTCCGGCGGGCGCGGGGAGCGGGCGGCCGAACGGCGGGCGGGCGAACGGCGGGCGGGCGGCGACGCGACGGGCGCGGACCGGTGTCCGCCGGGCCACCGGGTTCGAGGCCGCCGCGCCGCTCGGCGGCGAACTGTGCCTGAGCGCCGCCGCGTTCGCCGCCGCCACGGCCGATGGCGCGCCGGTCGCCAGCGGGCCCGGTCTGATCATCGACCTGCTGCGGCAGGACTTTCGCGTGGTCGAGGTCCCGCTCGACCTCGACCACCGGCCGAGCCGCCAGGGCCTGCGGGCGGCGCTGCGGGAGCTCGGCCGCTACCGCGCGGTCGGGCGCGAACTGTCCGCGCACGGCACCGGGCACGGCACCGCGCGCTGA
- a CDS encoding bifunctional DNA primase/polymerase, translating to MRTAVGRVVGRSMRWRGRSALLAAVTTCVEQWHWPVVPGAGAHGIGAHAGGAPCSCPRPDCPTPGAHPYDPPLLAATTDVRMVRWWWRRRPDAPIVVATGGEVSAVSLPVEAGLRALAYFDTLGVRVGPVLATPSRCVLLVAPYTMQELAELLVAQEWVPTSLRFHGSGGYVLLPPSRTGAGVLRWIREPGAVGAGDGTGTADAAVEGEAAPWLPTVSALLEALVAASVATPDGARLAY from the coding sequence CTGCGGACGGCTGTCGGCAGGGTTGTTGGGCGGAGTATGCGTTGGCGGGGCCGGTCCGCGCTGTTGGCGGCGGTGACGACCTGCGTGGAGCAGTGGCACTGGCCGGTGGTGCCGGGTGCCGGAGCGCACGGGATCGGGGCGCACGCCGGGGGTGCGCCCTGTAGTTGTCCGCGCCCCGACTGTCCGACGCCGGGCGCCCATCCGTACGATCCGCCGCTGCTCGCGGCGACCACCGACGTGCGGATGGTGCGCTGGTGGTGGCGGCGGCGCCCGGACGCGCCGATCGTGGTGGCCACCGGGGGAGAGGTGTCGGCGGTGAGCCTGCCGGTGGAGGCGGGGCTGCGGGCACTGGCGTACTTCGACACCCTGGGGGTGCGGGTCGGTCCGGTGCTGGCCACGCCGAGCCGCTGCGTGCTGCTGGTCGCGCCGTACACGATGCAGGAGTTGGCCGAACTGCTGGTCGCCCAGGAGTGGGTGCCGACCAGCCTGCGCTTCCACGGCAGCGGCGGCTACGTGCTGCTGCCGCCCTCGCGGACCGGGGCCGGGGTGCTGCGCTGGATCCGCGAGCCGGGGGCGGTCGGCGCCGGGGACGGTACCGGGACGGCGGACGCCGCTGTCGAGGGCGAGGCAGCGCCGTGGCTGCCGACGGTGAGTGCGCTGCTGGAGGCGCTGGTGGCGGCGAGCGTGGCCACGCCGGACGGGGCACGGCTGGCCTACTGA